One genomic region from Sphingobacterium multivorum encodes:
- a CDS encoding glycosyltransferase family 9 protein, with protein sequence MSLPQRIIVTRFSAMGDVAMVASVLKEFCIQYPDVEIIMVSRKFFAPFFDGIKGVRFHAIEPKTIHKGFFGLVRLKKELAQYGADAVADLHFNLRSRVVDLLFSLSGVKVKQLDKGRAEKKALTRENNKIKVPLKLTVERYADVFRALGFKFELSNKLVLNLQDVPKAAFSMFANFDRKKIGIAPFAQHRYKIFPQTKMEHVIDELTHNGYDVLLFGGGEQEFQIAQNWTERFPNTYNTIGKLSLREELDLISNLDFMISMDSSGLHMASLMGVRCLSLWGATHPYAGFIGYGQQLTDCIHVEHPNRPSSVYGNKPCDCDGIEAIDLITPEMVIEKIKAIG encoded by the coding sequence ATGTCCTTACCGCAGCGGATCATAGTAACCCGATTTTCAGCTATGGGCGATGTTGCCATGGTCGCCTCAGTATTGAAAGAATTCTGTATTCAATACCCTGATGTAGAAATCATAATGGTCAGCCGGAAATTCTTTGCTCCATTTTTTGATGGAATAAAAGGTGTACGGTTTCACGCGATTGAACCCAAAACAATTCATAAAGGTTTTTTTGGCTTAGTCAGGCTAAAAAAAGAACTGGCTCAATACGGCGCAGATGCTGTAGCTGACTTACATTTCAATTTACGCTCCCGCGTAGTCGATCTTTTATTTTCCTTATCGGGTGTAAAAGTAAAACAACTTGACAAAGGCAGGGCGGAAAAAAAAGCTTTAACCCGCGAAAACAACAAAATTAAGGTTCCTTTAAAGCTAACGGTCGAGCGTTATGCAGATGTATTTCGCGCATTAGGTTTCAAATTTGAACTCAGCAATAAATTGGTTCTTAATTTGCAGGATGTGCCCAAAGCGGCATTTAGTATGTTCGCGAATTTCGATCGAAAGAAAATTGGCATTGCCCCATTTGCACAACATCGTTATAAGATTTTTCCGCAAACCAAGATGGAACATGTAATAGACGAACTTACGCACAATGGCTATGATGTTTTGTTGTTTGGTGGTGGTGAACAGGAATTCCAGATTGCGCAAAACTGGACGGAGCGATTTCCCAATACCTATAATACCATAGGCAAGCTTTCGCTACGAGAAGAACTGGATTTGATTTCAAATTTAGATTTCATGATCAGTATGGACTCTTCGGGACTGCATATGGCATCGTTGATGGGCGTAAGGTGTCTTTCTTTGTGGGGAGCCACGCATCCTTACGCTGGATTCATCGGTTATGGGCAGCAGCTAACAGACTGCATCCATGTTGAACACCCCAACAGACCGAGTTCAGTGTACGGCAACAAGCCCTGTGATTGTGATGGGATAGAAGCAATCGATTTAATTACACCGGAAATGGTGATTGAAAAAATAAAAGCAATAGGATGA
- a CDS encoding glycosyltransferase family 4 protein has product MKIGLITIRYGLDITGGAEFHCRMLAERLSAKHDVTVLTTNIKFLNKPSEDFTPGLEIIQGIPVMRFVTDKNSRSEKKSKIARKIRRLIYRWGLAKPIFSLFPIWKFKVDDESTYLEGHPFYSSSLLNYIREFQHDFDKFIFFTYENPLTILGSLLVPQKSILIPTAHMESMLFRSINTLLFSKVNHIAFNTESEKEMCLEIFRNSLAKNTIVGIGVNQIDDLPAAAAISAKYQIKSPYLLYCGRITSVKINNFMTYFLKLKSEKQIDLQLVLTGENTMNVEQDPDIIYTGFVSEEEKKALMQQSFAIINPSLAESLSLLTLEALHLGKPVIGNKKCDVMVEHERKSGAVFCYDSFQSLSSIITYLQDPNTDKNIIEAKAKEYVSKYYNWDLVLSKFEHIFKES; this is encoded by the coding sequence ATGAAGATAGGGTTAATAACCATTCGATACGGATTGGATATCACCGGTGGAGCCGAATTCCATTGTAGAATGCTAGCTGAACGATTATCAGCAAAGCATGACGTGACTGTATTAACCACCAATATCAAGTTTTTAAATAAACCATCGGAAGATTTCACTCCGGGCCTAGAAATTATACAGGGAATACCTGTGATGAGGTTCGTGACCGATAAAAATTCGCGTTCCGAAAAGAAAAGTAAAATCGCCCGGAAGATACGCCGATTGATCTATCGCTGGGGGTTAGCAAAGCCTATTTTCTCCTTATTTCCCATTTGGAAATTCAAAGTTGATGATGAATCAACCTATTTGGAAGGACATCCATTTTATTCGTCTTCATTACTTAACTATATTAGGGAATTCCAACACGATTTCGACAAATTCATTTTTTTTACTTACGAAAACCCGCTAACCATATTGGGATCTCTCCTTGTACCACAGAAGTCTATTCTGATTCCCACTGCACATATGGAAAGTATGTTATTTAGAAGTATCAACACACTTTTATTCTCAAAAGTCAATCATATTGCCTTTAATACAGAAAGTGAAAAAGAAATGTGTTTAGAAATTTTCAGAAATTCGCTGGCAAAAAATACAATTGTTGGCATAGGCGTCAATCAAATAGATGATTTACCAGCTGCAGCAGCCATCAGTGCCAAATATCAGATCAAATCACCATACCTACTTTATTGTGGTCGCATAACGTCTGTAAAAATCAACAATTTTATGACCTATTTTCTGAAATTAAAATCAGAAAAACAGATCGACTTGCAACTTGTACTTACAGGAGAAAATACCATGAATGTTGAGCAAGATCCGGATATCATCTATACTGGTTTTGTAAGTGAGGAAGAAAAAAAAGCGCTAATGCAACAAAGCTTTGCCATTATTAATCCTTCACTCGCCGAAAGTTTATCACTATTGACATTGGAAGCGCTCCACTTGGGGAAACCGGTCATTGGTAACAAAAAGTGTGATGTCATGGTCGAACATGAACGCAAAAGTGGGGCTGTTTTCTGTTATGATTCCTTCCAGTCCCTAAGTTCAATTATCACATATTTGCAAGATCCAAATACCGATAAGAACATCATTGAGGCAAAAGCTAAAGAATATGTTTCTAAATATTATAATTGGGATTTGGTATTAAGTAAATTTGAACACATTTTTAAAGAAAGCTAA
- a CDS encoding glycosyltransferase family 4 protein translates to MITIGFDAKRYFLNRTGLGNYSRDLVRILEQYYPDNTYLKYTPRLADDHLSDQAILDQKIRLPKNAFDRAFPALWRSFGIASDLLNDGVELFHGLTGEIPRGLKARGIKSVVTIHDLIFLRYPELYKPIDRWIYNKKFQLAVNHADKIIAISEQTKSDIIDYYAIPEHKIEVIYQGCHPAFKVPKSDDEQDKLRLKYNLPKDFLLNVGSIEKRKNVLQIVKAIQDIDIPLLIIGKKTPYLEEINRYIVANKLESKVIIKQGFTIEELSTIYSMASIFIYPSIFEGFGIPIIEALYAGTPVITTNSGVFPEAGGPSSCYVDPSNVEEINLAIKHILGDSQASASMIAQGRHYVQKFNDEKIASELINCYQSLL, encoded by the coding sequence ATGATAACAATTGGATTTGACGCTAAACGATATTTTCTCAATCGAACAGGCTTAGGCAATTATAGTCGGGACCTTGTCCGTATACTGGAACAATATTATCCGGATAATACTTATTTGAAGTATACACCAAGATTAGCGGACGACCATCTTTCGGATCAAGCTATCCTTGATCAAAAAATTCGTTTACCCAAAAATGCTTTTGACCGTGCTTTTCCCGCACTTTGGCGAAGCTTTGGAATAGCATCTGACCTGCTTAATGACGGTGTAGAACTCTTTCATGGGCTTACAGGAGAGATACCAAGGGGCTTAAAAGCCCGAGGAATTAAATCTGTTGTCACGATACATGATTTAATCTTCTTACGCTATCCCGAACTCTATAAACCCATCGATCGTTGGATATACAACAAGAAATTCCAATTAGCGGTTAATCACGCTGATAAAATTATTGCAATTAGTGAACAGACTAAATCAGATATCATCGATTACTATGCAATTCCCGAACATAAGATCGAGGTTATCTATCAGGGTTGCCATCCGGCTTTCAAGGTTCCAAAAAGCGACGACGAGCAGGACAAATTAAGGTTAAAATATAATTTACCCAAAGACTTCCTGTTAAATGTTGGTTCAATTGAAAAACGAAAAAATGTTTTACAAATTGTAAAAGCTATTCAGGATATCGATATCCCATTATTAATAATTGGTAAGAAAACACCCTATCTTGAGGAGATTAACAGATATATCGTAGCCAACAAATTGGAAAGCAAAGTCATTATAAAACAAGGGTTTACTATTGAAGAACTATCGACTATTTATTCGATGGCATCAATTTTTATATACCCTTCTATCTTTGAAGGCTTTGGTATCCCTATCATCGAAGCCTTATATGCTGGTACTCCTGTCATTACAACCAATTCGGGCGTATTTCCAGAAGCTGGTGGACCATCGTCTTGTTATGTCGACCCTTCAAATGTAGAGGAAATAAATCTAGCGATCAAACATATTCTCGGCGATTCCCAAGCCAGCGCTAGTATGATTGCGCAAGGACGTCACTATGTGCAAAAATTTAATGATGAAAAAATTGCATCAGAACTCATAAACTGTTATCAGTCCTTATTGTAA
- a CDS encoding glycosyl transferase family 90: MNFKRIFLRNKNNKIYYYIKAILRELVPDSLSQAQLTKLLNSTYYRKNATYIDDRVHYYNKLERLEPLDQDAIEIGKYRIPERIRVYYFDSKEYLRFFNRKLRFSILPGDIIHIPSHPTLLKSRPIHGNNSNAVVLNLDKARHFNFLQDDVSFDKKIDMLVGRSGFGQVHRSRFYQLYCDHPLCNIKKANRSSDKDYLSIAGHLDYKFILALEGNDVATNLKWIMSSNSIAVMPMPKYETWFMEGRLIPDVHFICIKDDYSDLEEKLRYFMADDHAARVIVKNANAYIAQFKNKKIEDIIALKVLDKYFTHTVQPKLQ, encoded by the coding sequence ATGAATTTCAAAAGAATCTTTTTGCGAAATAAGAATAATAAGATTTACTATTATATTAAAGCAATTCTTAGGGAGCTAGTTCCTGATAGTCTTTCTCAAGCCCAACTGACAAAGCTTTTAAATAGCACTTATTATCGCAAAAATGCCACATATATTGATGATAGGGTACATTATTACAATAAGTTGGAACGGCTTGAGCCTTTAGATCAGGACGCTATTGAAATAGGCAAATATCGCATACCAGAACGCATACGCGTTTATTATTTCGACAGTAAGGAATATTTAAGGTTTTTTAACCGCAAATTGCGGTTCAGTATTTTGCCAGGTGATATCATTCATATTCCCTCACATCCGACTTTACTCAAGAGCCGACCTATTCATGGTAATAATAGCAATGCAGTAGTCTTAAATTTGGATAAAGCAAGACATTTTAATTTTCTTCAGGACGACGTGTCTTTTGATAAAAAAATAGATATGTTGGTCGGAAGGAGTGGTTTTGGACAAGTGCATCGTAGCAGATTCTACCAATTGTATTGTGATCATCCATTGTGCAACATCAAAAAGGCTAATCGATCTTCCGATAAGGATTATTTATCCATCGCAGGGCACCTTGATTATAAATTTATTTTGGCGCTTGAGGGAAACGATGTTGCGACAAACTTGAAGTGGATTATGTCCTCAAATTCTATTGCCGTCATGCCTATGCCGAAATATGAGACTTGGTTTATGGAGGGACGCCTAATTCCAGATGTCCATTTTATTTGTATTAAAGATGACTATTCTGATTTGGAGGAAAAATTGCGCTATTTTATGGCAGATGATCATGCGGCTAGGGTGATTGTAAAAAATGCGAACGCATATATAGCTCAGTTTAAAAATAAAAAAATAGAGGATATAATCGCATTAAAAGTCTTGGATAAATATTTTACGCATACCGTTCAGCCTAAATTACAATAA
- a CDS encoding glycosyltransferase family 32 protein, translating into MGIPKNIFQTFKDNKIPWLTKLYIRSFLKKNKGYSYEFYDDQRVSDFFAEHFDERINKAYHRLQIGAAKADFFRYAVLYIYGGIYIDLDSDLLVSLDKYLNSDDVAVITHENNRSLYAQWALIFDKGHPFLKRTMELIVDNIEQNRFPHDVHAMTGPTVYTLAINEVLKENPSVAYRCIEDDYKGLLKFKYKLGKLMIYKDKSNHWKKLQLRIPVVKPDTDF; encoded by the coding sequence ATGGGAATTCCGAAAAATATATTTCAAACATTTAAGGATAATAAGATTCCTTGGCTTACGAAGCTCTATATTCGCTCGTTCTTGAAAAAGAACAAGGGTTATTCATATGAGTTCTATGATGATCAACGGGTGAGTGACTTCTTTGCTGAACATTTTGATGAGCGCATAAATAAAGCTTATCATCGTCTTCAGATAGGGGCCGCCAAAGCAGATTTTTTTCGTTATGCTGTTTTATATATATACGGTGGCATTTATATAGATTTAGATAGTGATTTGTTAGTTTCCCTCGATAAATATCTAAATAGCGATGACGTTGCGGTAATAACGCATGAGAACAATAGGAGCCTGTATGCACAATGGGCACTGATCTTTGATAAAGGACATCCTTTTTTAAAAAGAACGATGGAACTGATTGTGGATAATATTGAACAGAATCGATTTCCACATGATGTGCATGCGATGACCGGCCCAACAGTTTATACATTAGCGATTAATGAAGTTCTGAAAGAGAATCCGAGTGTAGCGTATCGCTGCATAGAAGATGATTATAAAGGATTACTGAAATTTAAGTATAAATTAGGCAAACTCATGATTTATAAAGACAAGTCTAACCATTGGAAGAAACTGCAACTGCGTATTCCTGTTGTAAAGCCTGATACAGACTTTTAG
- a CDS encoding glycosyltransferase family 2 protein yields the protein METSIIITTYNRPDALELVLLSAFNQTVLPSQIIVADDGSDDRTRLLVHRYKQVSEIPICHVWQEDCGFRVARIRNQALAQVKSPYVILVDGDILMAPNFIEDHLKLAKDGHFIQGGRVLLDQALTAKLLTESNQLKYPNMFQAGFESGRFEKRISSFRNLLLARWTAKNLAHKRSKVRSCNMSFYMRDVRAVNGFNNLFEGWGREDSEFVERLFNYGLKGQLIKFAAIGYHLYHKEASRKALPQNDHLLEKTKLEKLKSCADGLSSFL from the coding sequence TTGGAAACTTCAATAATTATTACAACGTATAATAGGCCCGATGCATTGGAATTGGTGCTATTGTCTGCATTCAATCAAACAGTTTTGCCGAGTCAAATTATTGTTGCTGATGACGGTTCTGACGATAGAACAAGACTGCTGGTCCACCGTTATAAGCAAGTTTCTGAAATTCCTATCTGCCATGTTTGGCAGGAAGACTGTGGCTTTCGAGTTGCGCGTATTCGAAATCAAGCACTAGCTCAAGTGAAGTCACCCTATGTAATACTCGTGGACGGTGATATTCTCATGGCACCAAATTTTATTGAAGACCACCTAAAACTTGCCAAAGACGGACATTTTATTCAAGGAGGAAGGGTTTTACTGGATCAAGCATTAACAGCTAAATTGTTAACCGAGTCGAATCAACTAAAGTATCCAAATATGTTTCAGGCGGGATTCGAATCTGGTCGATTTGAAAAGAGAATAAGTAGTTTTCGTAATCTTCTTTTAGCACGATGGACTGCGAAAAACCTAGCACATAAAAGAAGCAAAGTACGCTCTTGTAATATGTCCTTCTACATGCGCGATGTTCGTGCAGTGAATGGTTTTAATAATCTTTTTGAAGGCTGGGGCCGGGAAGACAGTGAATTTGTGGAACGTTTATTCAATTATGGACTCAAAGGGCAACTAATCAAGTTTGCTGCAATTGGGTATCACTTATATCATAAAGAAGCGTCTAGAAAAGCTCTTCCACAAAACGATCATTTATTAGAAAAGACAAAATTAGAAAAGCTGAAATCTTGTGCTGACGGACTTTCTAGTTTCCTGTAG
- a CDS encoding glycosyltransferase family 2 protein — translation MKISLIISTYNWPEALALCLESVLHQKDLPDEILIADDGSGKETERIVAEYKSKFNIPFIHVWHEDEGFQLAKIRNKAIAKASSDYIVQIDGDLILHPYFIRDHRKFAQRGSVVRASRIYLDREFSEKKLTKRDTKVNRFDKGVSNLFSAFRFQLLWKYFEFNYKNKGNERWEIHGANMAYWREDAIRVNGYNEDFKGWGPEDKEFVARLLNINIKKRFLKFGGIVFHIWHAINAKENLGNNNCLFAKTKKLNLTYCDNGIDKYLKSSD, via the coding sequence ATGAAAATCTCTCTAATAATATCTACTTATAACTGGCCGGAGGCGTTGGCATTATGCTTAGAAAGTGTATTGCATCAGAAGGATCTTCCTGATGAAATCCTTATCGCTGATGACGGGTCTGGAAAGGAGACAGAGCGAATTGTAGCAGAATATAAAAGTAAGTTTAATATTCCTTTTATTCATGTATGGCATGAAGATGAAGGTTTCCAGTTGGCGAAAATCAGAAATAAAGCAATCGCTAAAGCCTCATCTGACTATATTGTTCAAATTGATGGTGATTTAATTTTGCACCCCTATTTTATTCGGGACCATCGGAAATTCGCGCAAAGAGGATCCGTAGTACGGGCCAGCCGTATTTATCTTGATCGGGAATTTTCCGAGAAAAAATTGACTAAGCGTGATACAAAGGTGAATAGATTCGATAAAGGAGTTTCGAACCTATTCAGTGCTTTTCGTTTTCAGTTGTTATGGAAATATTTTGAATTTAATTATAAAAACAAAGGCAACGAGCGTTGGGAGATTCATGGTGCCAATATGGCCTATTGGAGAGAAGATGCCATTCGTGTGAATGGCTATAATGAAGACTTTAAGGGCTGGGGGCCGGAAGATAAAGAATTTGTCGCTAGACTTCTAAATATCAACATCAAAAAACGATTCTTAAAATTCGGCGGCATTGTGTTTCATATTTGGCATGCGATAAATGCAAAAGAAAATTTAGGCAACAACAATTGTTTGTTTGCAAAGACAAAAAAGCTAAATTTGACCTATTGTGATAATGGTATTGATAAATACCTGAAATCATCTGATTAG
- a CDS encoding glycosyltransferase family 4 protein: protein MQTIKKKRILYFMPENPNSSKAGNLTRCKQLLTYFNTLNANFEIDFVSSINWRTGDEAIFQSEFPNINLIILPFKSSKKNRISYFFRDKLQKEIKNIFHSNLIDRVSPSFQRRFEEVLSDHKYDYVIISYVEFGSLVKNLIGPYTILDSHDFLTLQNKTKEKENFSMRQLGKMFGAELSMMTSFNEIWTFSIEEKYIFEQFADKFVRLIPVSMPSPVIQEREKKIDLIYVASDNPHNVTSITWFLEKVFPLLTNVELHVIGKICAHIPTVKNVIKHGLVDDLTAYYEQAKVAICPMLSGTGIKIKVLEALSFGIPVVTNQRGVDGLFNKSDNGCLIALNEQAFASHIIELLREGEFHERKSNQAIAYMRSNHTVKKEYEVLDAVFNNR, encoded by the coding sequence ATGCAAACAATAAAGAAAAAGAGAATATTATACTTTATGCCTGAAAATCCTAACAGTTCGAAAGCAGGCAATTTGACTAGGTGTAAGCAATTGTTAACTTATTTTAATACGCTAAATGCAAATTTTGAGATCGATTTTGTATCCTCAATTAATTGGAGAACAGGTGATGAAGCTATTTTTCAATCCGAATTTCCAAATATTAACCTGATTATTTTACCTTTTAAATCTTCCAAAAAAAATAGGATTAGTTATTTCTTTCGTGATAAATTACAAAAAGAGATTAAAAATATATTCCACTCCAATTTGATTGATCGTGTTTCGCCATCATTTCAAAGAAGATTTGAAGAGGTTTTAAGCGATCATAAGTATGATTACGTTATTATTAGTTATGTTGAATTTGGTAGTTTGGTAAAGAATTTGATAGGACCTTATACAATTTTAGATTCGCATGATTTTCTGACGCTGCAAAATAAGACAAAGGAAAAGGAAAACTTTTCAATGCGTCAATTGGGTAAAATGTTTGGAGCTGAGTTGTCTATGATGACCTCTTTTAATGAGATATGGACATTTTCAATTGAGGAAAAATATATTTTTGAACAGTTTGCTGATAAATTTGTTCGGTTAATTCCAGTTTCAATGCCATCGCCAGTTATTCAAGAACGCGAAAAAAAGATTGACTTAATTTATGTAGCCAGTGACAATCCCCATAATGTGACAAGCATAACGTGGTTTTTAGAAAAAGTATTTCCACTACTTACGAATGTTGAACTGCATGTGATTGGCAAGATTTGTGCACATATTCCAACTGTGAAAAATGTTATAAAACATGGATTGGTGGATGATCTTACAGCATATTATGAGCAAGCTAAAGTTGCTATCTGTCCAATGCTTTCAGGGACAGGAATCAAAATAAAGGTTTTGGAAGCATTATCTTTTGGCATTCCGGTTGTAACCAACCAACGTGGTGTCGATGGATTGTTTAATAAATCAGATAACGGATGTCTTATAGCACTAAATGAACAGGCTTTCGCTTCTCATATAATTGAATTGCTCCGGGAGGGTGAATTTCATGAAAGGAAATCGAATCAGGCTATTGCATATATGAGAAGTAATCATACCGTAAAGAAAGAGTATGAGGTCTTGGATGCTGTTTTTAACAATAGATGA
- a CDS encoding glycosyltransferase yields MKILLIQHLYFLNGIGGTEKICSTLANILSTNGYLVEIATNENIKGSPVFPLHKSVKVTNIFDANLEQKLELPIYNYKGTNPLLWLKYKARKKYSKWYNRRLKQRMGGEAKLFQFNLRKRAILWKDYIDGLKPDLIITMSIGSLLEITYGNTLSIPIIDSVNGRPDYDYTNVLGGRKAYMVDLLTASFDHLDGVQILFDSYRDFLPSNFSGQCDVIANPIQQVDPHDLVIHDRIKERYKIIHVGRLDTECKQQHVAIAIFADLANKYPNWDLEFWGIGPDFDRLNTQICDLGLAERVFLRGFTDDPLIKMRDADIFIFPSKYEGFGLALAEAMSIGLPSIGFSTCSGVNELIKHSQNGFLALDEQQMALYLEQLIMDPSLRSRLGVQSNLAMKAYSFENMAKGWLNLVETVTRSLGVKAR; encoded by the coding sequence ATGAAGATTTTACTAATACAACATTTGTATTTTTTAAATGGAATAGGAGGCACGGAAAAGATATGTTCTACGTTAGCGAACATACTGAGTACAAATGGATATTTAGTGGAGATTGCAACCAATGAAAACATAAAAGGCTCCCCAGTTTTTCCGCTGCATAAGTCGGTGAAAGTGACGAATATCTTTGACGCTAATTTGGAGCAGAAGCTCGAGCTTCCTATTTATAACTATAAGGGGACGAATCCACTTTTATGGTTGAAATACAAGGCCCGCAAAAAATACAGCAAGTGGTATAACCGCCGATTGAAGCAACGGATGGGGGGGGAAGCTAAATTATTTCAATTTAATCTGCGAAAGCGGGCGATTTTATGGAAAGATTATATCGACGGACTAAAGCCGGATTTGATTATTACCATGTCCATTGGCTCACTTCTGGAGATTACTTATGGAAATACACTGTCAATCCCCATTATAGATTCGGTCAATGGAAGACCTGATTACGATTATACCAATGTTCTGGGCGGGAGAAAAGCCTATATGGTTGATTTGTTAACGGCTAGTTTCGATCATCTAGATGGTGTTCAGATCTTATTTGATAGCTATCGGGATTTTCTACCGTCTAATTTTTCGGGACAATGCGACGTTATTGCCAATCCAATCCAGCAGGTAGATCCTCACGATTTAGTTATCCATGACCGTATCAAAGAAAGATATAAGATTATTCATGTTGGGCGTTTGGATACAGAATGTAAGCAGCAGCATGTTGCCATTGCAATTTTTGCTGACCTGGCAAACAAATATCCCAATTGGGATTTGGAGTTTTGGGGGATAGGTCCAGACTTTGATCGATTGAATACACAAATTTGTGATCTTGGATTGGCTGAAAGGGTCTTTCTTCGTGGATTCACCGACGATCCCTTGATAAAGATGCGGGATGCGGATATTTTTATTTTCCCCAGCAAATATGAGGGGTTTGGACTGGCCTTGGCAGAAGCCATGTCAATAGGCCTGCCGAGTATCGGCTTTTCTACTTGTTCCGGGGTAAATGAATTGATCAAACACAGTCAAAATGGTTTTTTAGCATTGGATGAACAGCAGATGGCGCTGTACCTCGAACAATTGATCATGGACCCTTCGCTACGTTCGAGACTTGGCGTTCAAAGCAATTTGGCAATGAAGGCGTACAGTTTTGAAAATATGGCTAAAGGGTGGTTAAATTTAGTGGAAACTGTTACAAGAAGTTTGGGGGTGAAGGCGAGATGA
- a CDS encoding glycosyltransferase family 2 protein, with amino-acid sequence MDCPRPVAVSVVIPVYNVEKYLDETIQSVLDQELQDFEIILVNDGSSDSSAEICRKYASLDARIYFFDQENSGVSVARNNGLIHASGEYVYFLDSDDTIERTFLSASLAIAKQQNFDLLILGEPYCSRAPRLTAVPTCGLLTKKTLLDTYPHIRFPEGIQPCEDGLFSHRLFLMTDKIGFNPAAVYFYRQHENQNHTQINRQTDRLLKQIPIWLELLKEFYKEHDLFASKALKLALFIEHEPFEFRYLKMAFNDLEKEELFKLLQNFMQEYVSPHLTKADKEILTVPFSYFVEARDHRDFDTFYVDYCKRRAEKLKRGLFWVRFIPIAGLRRKVRQRIRNKYLDV; translated from the coding sequence ATGGATTGTCCTCGTCCGGTTGCTGTTTCGGTAGTTATACCGGTATACAATGTCGAAAAATATTTAGACGAGACGATCCAAAGTGTGCTTGATCAGGAATTACAAGATTTCGAAATCATACTCGTTAATGATGGTAGCAGTGATTCTTCGGCTGAAATCTGTCGGAAGTATGCATCATTGGATGCTCGCATTTATTTTTTTGACCAGGAAAATTCGGGCGTTTCTGTCGCTCGAAATAACGGCCTCATTCATGCGAGCGGAGAATATGTCTATTTTTTAGATTCTGATGATACTATTGAACGCACCTTTTTGTCAGCTTCTTTAGCGATTGCTAAACAGCAAAATTTTGATTTGCTGATTTTGGGGGAGCCTTATTGTTCCCGTGCGCCACGTTTGACTGCTGTACCGACATGCGGTTTGCTGACCAAAAAGACCTTATTGGACACTTATCCCCATATCCGTTTTCCTGAAGGAATTCAGCCCTGCGAGGATGGCTTGTTTTCACATCGTCTCTTTTTGATGACCGATAAGATCGGATTCAATCCGGCGGCAGTATATTTTTATAGACAGCACGAGAATCAAAATCATACGCAAATTAATCGGCAGACGGATCGCTTATTGAAACAGATCCCAATATGGTTAGAACTGTTGAAGGAGTTTTATAAGGAACATGATCTTTTTGCTTCAAAAGCCTTAAAACTAGCGCTATTTATCGAACATGAACCTTTTGAGTTTCGCTATTTAAAAATGGCATTTAATGATCTTGAGAAGGAAGAGCTGTTTAAGTTATTGCAAAATTTTATGCAAGAATATGTAAGCCCACATCTTACCAAAGCCGATAAAGAAATATTAACGGTGCCTTTTAGCTATTTTGTAGAAGCTCGAGATCATAGGGATTTTGATACGTTTTACGTAGATTATTGTAAAAGGAGAGCTGAAAAATTGAAGCGAGGCTTATTTTGGGTGAGGTTTATTCCAATTGCTGGCCTAAGAAGAAAAGTCCGTCAAAGGATCAGAAATAAGTATCTCGACGTATGA
- a CDS encoding SixA phosphatase family protein, producing MDNSKKLYIIRHAKAETIPGINDFDRALTSDGIQHAKQVAAKLSAKLTLDENSMVISSPANRALQTTRIFLDVMGSSSFDIQIEETIYECTYKHMLSIINAIPDHVNHVLLFGHNPTLTDLVEYLTRKAAYLRTSSCAEIRLDGGFTFHMLSGNCADLVQIID from the coding sequence ATGGACAACAGTAAAAAACTTTATATCATCCGACATGCCAAAGCCGAAACTATTCCGGGCATCAACGACTTTGATCGTGCGCTTACATCCGACGGTATACAACACGCCAAACAAGTTGCGGCTAAGCTATCCGCAAAATTGACCCTAGATGAAAACAGTATGGTGATCAGTTCGCCAGCCAATCGCGCACTCCAAACAACGCGTATTTTTCTAGACGTCATGGGTTCCTCTTCTTTTGATATTCAAATTGAAGAAACAATTTATGAATGCACGTACAAGCATATGCTGTCCATCATCAATGCAATCCCCGATCATGTCAATCATGTCCTGCTCTTTGGGCACAATCCCACGTTGACTGATCTAGTGGAATACCTGACCCGAAAAGCAGCCTACTTACGCACCTCATCCTGTGCAGAGATAAGACTTGATGGTGGCTTCACCTTTCATATGCTCAGCGGCAATTGTGCCGATCTTGTGCAAATAATTGATTAA